One genomic window of Panicum hallii strain FIL2 chromosome 6, PHallii_v3.1, whole genome shotgun sequence includes the following:
- the LOC112896805 gene encoding uncharacterized protein LOC112896805 yields MEAADLLHGNGKKPPPPRRRRWWQCSTTAVTLLMFLLTNTVSIAVSSGAGPTLLRRYRPATIRLWDGSAALLADLNATQAVLDASRAELAGLYARVGTANELLRTLLDAMAARDGATEQQRELLAAGGWEGWKRELAGELKLAVGPLHLLTNARHGRNATGDEAAVFPALGHACVRVQDDLERYMAYTPGGECPADEALAHRLMLSGCEPLPRRRCRPPSPKGYAHPLPLPGSLWATPPDTSVVWDAYPCKNYSCLQASSSCDGCFDLRRGREKARWARDDGALSYSIAAVLAARPNGTVRVGLDLGGGASGTFAARMLERGVTVVTAAVSAGAPLNSFIASRGLVSVHVSAAHRLPFFDRTLDIVHAAGGLGGGPAVTGVMLEFALFDVYRVLRPGGLFWLDHFPCSHAQVNATLAPMLGRVGLKKLRWNTGRGKEKNQWYISALLEKPMA; encoded by the coding sequence ATGGAGGCCGCCGACCTCCTCCACGGCAACGGgaagaagccgccgccgccgcggcgccggcggtggtggCAGTGCAGCACGACGGCGGTCACGCTGCTCATGTTCCTGCTCACCAACACCGTCTCCATCGCCGTGTCCTCGGGGGCCGGGCCCACCCTCCTCCGCCGCTACAGGCCCGCCACCATCCGCCTCTGGGACGGCTCCGCGGCGCTGCTCGCGGACCTCAACGCCACGCAGGCCGTGCTCGACGCCAGCCGCGCCGAGCTCGCGGGGCTCTACGCCCGCGTCGGCACCGCCAACGAGCTCCTCCGCACGCTCCTCGACGCCATGGCGGCGCGGGACGGCGCCACGGAGCAGCAGCGGGAGCTcctggcggccggcggctgggAAGGGTGGAAGCGCGAGCTCGCCGGGGAGCTGAAGCTGGCCGTCGGGCCACTACACTTGCTGACGAACGCCAGACACGGCCGGAACGCCACCGGCGACGAGGCGGCCGTGTTCCCGGCTCTGGGCCACGCGTGCGTCCGCGTCCAGGACGACCTGGAGCGCTACATGGCCTACACGCCCGGCGGGGAGTGCCCGGCCGACGAGGCGCTGGCGCACCGGCTCATGCTCAGCGGCTGCGAGCCGCTGCCGCGGCGCCGGTGCCGCCCGCCATCGCCCAAGGGGTACGCGCacccgctgccgctgccggggAGCCTCTGGGCCACGCCGCCGGACACCAGCGTCGTCTGGGACGCGTACccgtgcaagaactactcgtgCCTGCAGGCGAGCTCCTCCTGCGACGGCTGCTTCGACCTGCGCCGCGGCCGGGAGAAGGCCCGGTGGGCGCGCGACGACGGCGCGCTCTCCTACTCCATCGCCGCCGTGCTCGCGGCCCGGCCCAACGGCACGGTGCGCGTCGGCCTGgacctcggcggcggcgccagcgGCACGTTCGCGGCGCGGATGCTGGAGCGCGGGGTCACCGTGGTGACCGCGGCCGTGAGCGCCGGCGCGCCGCTCAACAGCTTCATCGCGTCGCGGGGGCTCGTCTCCGTGCACGTCAGCGCCGCGCACCGGCTGCCGTTCTTCGACCGCACGCTCGACATCGTGCACGCGGCgggcggcctcggcggcggACCGGCAGTAACCGGCGTGATGCTGGAGTTCGCGCTGTTCGACGTGTACAGGGTGCTGAGGCCCGGCGGCCTGTTCTGGCTGGACCACTTCCCCTGCTCCCACGCGCAGGTCAACGCGACGCTCGCGCCGATGCTCGGTCGCGTCGGGCTCAAGAAGCTCCGGTGGAACACCGGCCGGGGAAAGGAGAAGAACCAGTGGTACATCTCGGCGCTGTTGGAGAAGCCAATGGCATAA